The following coding sequences are from one Capsicum annuum cultivar UCD-10X-F1 chromosome 3, UCD10Xv1.1, whole genome shotgun sequence window:
- the LOC107865156 gene encoding uncharacterized protein LOC107865156, with the protein MSNLSKLEFVALDISEKNYLSWILNAEIHLAAKGLSDTINPDNAAWSQDKAKAMIFLRHHLDEGLKVEYLTVKDPLELWTYLKRRYDHLKATIVFQLKLCGETINDEDMIEKMLTTFHASNVLLKQQYCEKGFQKYYELISYLLVAEQHNALLMKKHKALLIGAALLQEANGVQAYDQPERWQDWDHNNMRGRSNGRG; encoded by the exons ATGTCAAACTTGTCGAAGCTTGAGTTTGTGGCACTTGACATCTCTGAAAAAAATTACTTGTCATGGATTCTCAACGCTGAGATTCACCTAGCTGCTAAGGGTCTTAGTGATACTATTAACCCGGATAATGCAGCGTGGAGTCAGGACAAGGCCAAGGCTATGATTTTCCTTCGTCATCATCTGGATGAAGGACTAAAGGTTGAATACCTTACTGTGAAAGATCCACTTGAATTGTGGACTTATTTGAAAAGAAGGTATGACCACCTAAAGGCCACG ATTGTTTTCCAATTGAAATTATGTGGGGAAACTATAAATGATGAGGACATGATAGAAAAAATGCTAACTACTTTTCATGCCTCAAATGTGCTATTGAAGCAGCAATACTGTGAAAAAGGCTTTCAAAAGTATTATGAATTGATCTCATATCTTCTAGTGGCTGAGCAACATAATGCCCTTTTGATGAAAAAACATAAAGCCCTTCTCATTGGAGCTGCTCTACTACAGGAAGCAAATGGGGTACAAGCATATGACCAGCCTGAAAGATGGCAAGATTGGGATCATAATAACATGCGTGGACGTAGCAATGGCAGGGGATGA